Proteins encoded within one genomic window of Formosa agariphila KMM 3901:
- the mnmG gene encoding tRNA uridine-5-carboxymethylaminomethyl(34) synthesis enzyme MnmG yields the protein MFDKVYDVIVVGAGHAGSEAAAAAANMGSSTLLITMNLQNIAQMSCNPAMGGIAKGQIVREIDALGGYSGIVSDTSAIQFKMLNKSKGPAMWSPRVQSDRMRFAEDWRMMLEGTPNLDFYQDMVSGLIIEDGKVAGVKTSLGIEVKAKSVVLTNGTFLNGLIHIGDKNFGGGRAGERAATGITEQLVDLGFESGRMKTGTPPRVDGRSLDYSKMIEQPGDERPEKFSYSNITKPLTKQRSCYMTYTSTLVHDLLREGFDRSPMFNGRIKSLGPRYCPSIEDKINRFADKDRHQLFIEPEGWNTCEVYVNGFSTSLPEDVQFKALRSVVGFENVKFFRPGYAIEYDYFPPTQLRHTLETKLVEGLYFAGQINGTTGYEEAASQGLMAGINASLKVQERDEFVLKRNEAYIGVLIDDLITKGTEEPYRMFTSRAEYRTLLRQDNADFRLTPKGFEIGLASQERVKRMELKHEKSELFVQFFKDLSVKPEVINPILENKDSAVVNQSGKLFKVFARPNIDMDDVRKIEDVEQFIVEYDLDREIIEQTEIQVKYSGYIEKEKNNADKLTRLEDIKIPSNFDYSKIKSMSFEAREKLKNIQPTSISQASRISGVSPNDISVLLVYMGR from the coding sequence ATGTTCGATAAAGTTTACGATGTAATTGTAGTTGGTGCGGGTCATGCAGGAAGTGAAGCTGCTGCTGCTGCCGCAAATATGGGGAGTAGTACATTGTTAATTACAATGAATTTACAAAACATTGCACAGATGTCTTGTAATCCTGCCATGGGAGGAATTGCTAAAGGTCAAATAGTACGTGAAATAGATGCGTTAGGTGGTTATAGTGGAATAGTAAGTGATACTTCGGCGATTCAGTTTAAGATGCTTAATAAATCTAAAGGACCTGCAATGTGGAGTCCAAGAGTGCAAAGTGATCGTATGCGATTTGCAGAAGATTGGCGTATGATGTTAGAAGGTACACCTAATTTAGATTTTTACCAGGACATGGTATCTGGTTTAATTATAGAAGATGGAAAAGTCGCGGGTGTTAAAACATCTTTAGGAATTGAGGTTAAGGCTAAGTCTGTTGTACTTACTAATGGAACTTTTTTAAATGGTTTAATTCATATAGGTGATAAAAATTTTGGTGGTGGTCGTGCTGGAGAAAGAGCTGCTACTGGAATCACTGAACAACTAGTGGATTTAGGGTTTGAATCGGGTAGAATGAAAACAGGAACTCCACCTCGTGTAGATGGTCGTTCTTTAGATTATTCTAAAATGATTGAGCAACCAGGAGACGAACGTCCAGAGAAATTTTCTTATTCTAATATCACAAAACCATTAACGAAACAGCGGTCTTGTTATATGACATACACAAGCACTTTAGTGCATGATTTATTACGTGAAGGTTTTGATCGTTCTCCAATGTTTAATGGTAGAATTAAAAGTTTAGGGCCGCGTTATTGTCCATCGATTGAAGATAAAATTAATCGTTTCGCAGATAAAGACCGTCACCAATTATTTATTGAACCTGAAGGTTGGAATACGTGCGAAGTGTATGTTAATGGTTTTTCTACTTCACTTCCAGAAGATGTTCAATTTAAAGCATTGCGTTCTGTCGTAGGTTTCGAAAATGTCAAATTCTTTAGACCAGGTTATGCGATTGAATACGATTATTTTCCACCAACACAATTAAGACATACCTTAGAAACAAAGTTAGTTGAAGGATTGTATTTTGCAGGTCAGATTAACGGTACTACTGGATATGAAGAAGCCGCTTCCCAAGGTTTAATGGCTGGTATAAATGCAAGTTTAAAAGTGCAAGAACGAGATGAATTTGTGCTTAAAAGAAACGAAGCATATATTGGAGTTCTTATAGATGATTTAATTACAAAAGGTACAGAAGAGCCTTATCGAATGTTTACTTCTCGTGCAGAATATAGAACGTTACTTAGACAAGATAATGCAGATTTTAGATTAACACCTAAAGGTTTTGAAATTGGTTTAGCATCTCAAGAACGTGTAAAACGTATGGAGTTAAAGCATGAAAAGTCGGAATTATTTGTACAGTTCTTTAAAGATTTAAGTGTTAAACCAGAAGTAATAAATCCGATTTTAGAAAATAAAGATTCTGCTGTTGTAAATCAGTCTGGAAAGTTGTTTAAGGTTTTTGCTCGTCCAAATATAGATATGGATGATGTTAGAAAAATTGAAGATGTAGAACAGTTTATTGTTGAATATGATTTAGATCGTGAGATTATAGAACAGACAGAAATACAAGTAAAGTATTCTGGTTATATAGAAAAGGAAAAGAATAATGCTGATAAGCTAACCCGTCTAGAAGATATTAAAATTCCTTCTAACTTCGATTATTCCAAAATAAAATCCATGAGTTTTGAAGCTCGAGAAAAGTTGAAAAATATTCAACCAACAAGTATATCTCAGGCCTCAAGAATTAGTGGCGTGTCTCCTAATGATATTTCAGTTTTACTGGTTTATATGGGAAGATAA
- the ybeY gene encoding rRNA maturation RNase YbeY codes for MIYFNYETDFELGNEDVLANWINATILEEGCKEGEINYIFCDDEYLHKLNVEFLNHDTLTDVISFDYTVGKELHGDIYISVERVKDNANDFKTDFVDEVNRVIIHGVLHYCGYKDKTDSDAQIMRNKEDYYLSKLN; via the coding sequence ATGATATATTTTAATTACGAAACAGATTTTGAATTAGGTAACGAAGATGTGTTAGCTAATTGGATTAATGCGACTATTCTTGAGGAAGGTTGTAAAGAAGGTGAGATAAATTATATTTTTTGTGATGATGAGTATCTTCATAAATTAAATGTAGAGTTCTTAAATCATGACACGTTAACTGATGTTATTAGCTTTGATTACACAGTCGGAAAAGAGCTACATGGTGATATTTATATTTCTGTAGAACGTGTTAAGGATAATGCAAATGATTTTAAAACAGACTTTGTAGATGAAGTCAATCGTGTTATCATTCATGGAGTGTTACATTACTGTGGTTATAAAGATAAAACAGATTCTGATGCTCAAATAATGCGTAATAAAGAAGATTATTATCTTTCAAAACTTAATTAA
- a CDS encoding glutamyl-tRNA synthetase, whose translation MDNYKTIIQKLEGFIRRYYTNELIKGGILFFSIGLLYFLLTLLVEHFLWLSPTARAILFWMFVLVEVLLFAKFIVLPLSKLFKLQKGIDYEEASKLIGNHFPEVNDKLLNVLQLHNDSSKSELLLASINQKASELSPVPFKLAVNFNQNLKYLKYAILPVCLLLIFLALGKINWFTDSYKRVVDYKTAYEPPAPFQFFVLNENLNGVENKDFKLHINTAGSVIPEQAEIIFNNETYILQDLGSGEFEYVFNKPKTDITFQLHANGVTSKPYKLAIVEVPTLLGFDMVLEYPNYINKKDEVLKSTGNAIVPEGTKVTWKLNTKGTDQVHLFATDTMAFSKVGNSFEGSKQVYSNFNYSLSTSNKNLTNYESLNFSIDVIKDQFPELKVEMVKDTVDLKTMYFKGQVSDDYGLRNLNLVYFETDNESAKSTIPIAISKFNVDQFVTAFPNQLQLKEGVSYSLYFEVFDNDQLHGYKRKKSKVFSYREKTKSETKNTLLQQQQSGIQDFNNSLEKFDENQKMLDDISKTRKTKKTLNFNDRNQIKDVLKRQEQQEKMMKNFNKSFQKNLEEFDKDNTADPLKEELQKRLKENEEQLKQDERLLKELEKIQDKISEEELSEKFKYLSKQNKRQKRSLEQLVELTKRFYIAKKMEKLQEDLNTLGDEQLKQADKPKDKNTADMQSDLNKEFNTLQKELDALQKDNKLLKKPIELPRDQKSEEAVDQLQKDAEQDLKESESGDQSPNEQQKKENKAKQKQKQAGQKMKEMSKSMQQSMQMDGGEQMQEDAEMLRQILDNLLIFSFDEEALMNEFKSIEINHNNYAQKLRKQHDLREYFEHVDDSLFSLSLRQPMLSESINNEITEVYFYLDKSLEEFSENEIYQGVSSQQHVFSSANVLADLLSNILDNMEDQLNASSSGQGSEGKKSGESEGQLQDIIMSQEELNKQMQKNMSGEGSQSGQKKGQKDEPGANGKPDSKGNQGDGKKGDEQGKDGQQSNGQESQEGMSGELFSIYQRQQELRNELKERLQKEGLTPEIYRLLKDMESVEMDLLNDGFTQKTLEKMLNFEHQLLKLNDATFQQDQENKRESKSNSNSFSKTSTDKLPQAKQYFNTTEILNRQILPLQNSFKHKVQQYFKNE comes from the coding sequence TTGGATAATTATAAAACTATAATACAAAAACTCGAAGGCTTTATTAGGCGTTATTATACGAACGAACTTATTAAAGGTGGAATCTTGTTTTTTTCTATCGGACTTTTATATTTTTTACTCACGCTTTTAGTCGAACATTTTTTATGGTTAAGCCCAACCGCTAGAGCCATTTTATTTTGGATGTTTGTTTTGGTTGAGGTGTTACTCTTTGCAAAATTTATTGTGCTTCCGTTAAGTAAATTATTCAAACTTCAAAAAGGGATAGATTACGAAGAAGCTTCTAAATTAATTGGAAATCATTTTCCAGAAGTGAACGATAAATTACTTAATGTTTTACAACTTCATAACGATAGCTCGAAATCGGAATTACTATTGGCGAGTATCAATCAGAAAGCTTCAGAGTTAAGTCCGGTACCTTTTAAATTAGCCGTAAATTTCAATCAGAATTTAAAATATTTAAAATACGCGATTCTCCCGGTTTGTCTTTTGTTAATTTTTCTAGCGCTTGGAAAAATTAATTGGTTTACCGATAGCTATAAACGTGTGGTAGATTATAAAACGGCTTACGAGCCACCAGCACCATTTCAGTTTTTTGTTTTAAATGAAAATTTAAATGGTGTAGAGAACAAAGATTTTAAATTACATATTAATACAGCAGGAAGTGTAATTCCTGAACAAGCTGAAATCATTTTTAATAACGAGACTTACATTTTACAAGATTTAGGTTCTGGAGAATTTGAATATGTTTTTAATAAGCCTAAAACAGATATTACATTTCAGCTTCATGCAAATGGAGTCACATCTAAACCGTATAAATTGGCTATAGTTGAAGTGCCAACATTATTAGGTTTCGATATGGTTTTAGAATATCCTAATTACATTAATAAAAAGGATGAGGTTTTAAAAAGTACAGGAAATGCCATTGTACCAGAAGGTACAAAGGTGACTTGGAAATTAAATACAAAAGGGACTGATCAGGTACATTTATTCGCTACAGATACTATGGCTTTTTCAAAAGTTGGAAATAGTTTTGAAGGCTCAAAACAGGTGTATTCTAATTTTAATTACAGTTTAAGTACTAGTAATAAAAATCTTACAAACTATGAAAGTTTAAATTTTTCTATTGATGTTATTAAAGATCAATTCCCGGAGTTAAAAGTGGAAATGGTTAAGGATACAGTCGATTTAAAAACAATGTATTTTAAAGGTCAGGTAAGTGACGATTACGGTTTGCGTAATTTAAATTTGGTGTATTTTGAAACAGATAACGAATCTGCTAAATCTACCATTCCAATTGCTATTTCTAAATTCAACGTCGATCAATTTGTAACGGCGTTTCCAAATCAATTACAGCTTAAAGAAGGCGTGTCTTATAGTTTATATTTTGAAGTGTTTGATAATGACCAACTACACGGATATAAGCGCAAAAAGAGTAAAGTGTTTAGTTATCGCGAAAAGACTAAAAGTGAAACTAAAAACACCTTATTACAGCAACAACAATCTGGTATACAGGATTTTAATAATTCCTTGGAGAAGTTCGATGAGAATCAGAAAATGCTAGACGATATTTCAAAAACACGTAAGACAAAAAAGACTTTAAATTTTAATGATAGAAATCAGATTAAGGATGTTCTGAAACGTCAAGAGCAACAGGAAAAGATGATGAAAAATTTCAATAAATCTTTTCAAAAAAATCTAGAAGAATTCGATAAGGATAATACAGCAGATCCTTTAAAGGAAGAGCTCCAAAAACGGTTAAAAGAAAATGAGGAGCAGTTAAAACAAGATGAGCGTTTATTAAAAGAATTGGAAAAGATTCAAGATAAAATAAGTGAAGAAGAACTTTCTGAGAAATTCAAATATCTAAGTAAACAAAATAAGAGACAGAAACGTAGTTTAGAACAGCTGGTGGAATTGACTAAACGTTTCTATATTGCAAAAAAAATGGAGAAACTTCAAGAAGATTTAAACACTTTAGGAGATGAACAATTAAAACAAGCTGATAAACCTAAGGATAAAAATACTGCTGATATGCAATCTGATTTAAATAAAGAATTTAATACACTTCAAAAAGAATTGGATGCTTTACAAAAAGATAATAAGCTTTTAAAGAAACCTATTGAACTTCCAAGAGATCAAAAATCTGAAGAAGCTGTTGATCAACTTCAAAAAGATGCAGAACAGGATTTAAAAGAAAGTGAGTCTGGAGATCAAAGTCCAAATGAGCAACAGAAAAAAGAAAATAAAGCTAAACAAAAGCAAAAGCAGGCTGGACAGAAAATGAAAGAAATGAGTAAGTCTATGCAACAATCTATGCAAATGGATGGGGGAGAACAAATGCAGGAAGATGCCGAAATGCTTCGTCAGATTTTAGATAATTTATTAATTTTTTCGTTCGATGAAGAAGCATTGATGAATGAGTTTAAAAGTATTGAAATTAATCATAATAACTATGCTCAAAAATTAAGAAAACAACATGATTTAAGGGAATATTTTGAACATGTAGATGATAGTCTTTTTTCTTTGTCTTTACGTCAACCCATGTTGTCTGAATCTATAAATAATGAAATCACCGAAGTCTATTTTTATTTAGATAAATCGTTAGAAGAATTTTCTGAAAATGAAATTTATCAAGGTGTGTCATCTCAACAACATGTGTTTTCATCAGCTAATGTACTTGCAGATTTATTGAGTAATATTTTAGATAATATGGAAGATCAATTAAATGCATCATCTTCTGGACAAGGCTCTGAAGGTAAAAAGTCTGGCGAAAGTGAAGGTCAACTTCAAGATATTATTATGAGTCAAGAGGAGTTGAATAAACAAATGCAAAAGAATATGTCCGGTGAAGGTTCGCAAAGTGGGCAGAAAAAAGGACAAAAAGATGAACCTGGAGCTAATGGTAAACCTGATTCTAAAGGAAATCAAGGTGATGGTAAAAAAGGAGATGAACAAGGTAAAGATGGACAGCAAAGTAATGGTCAAGAGTCTCAAGAAGGCATGAGTGGTGAATTATTTAGTATTTATCAACGTCAGCAAGAATTACGTAATGAGTTAAAGGAACGATTACAAAAAGAAGGGTTAACACCTGAAATCTATCGTTTATTAAAAGACATGGAATCTGTAGAAATGGATTTGCTAAATGATGGTTTTACACAAAAGACATTAGAAAAGATGTTGAATTTCGAACATCAATTACTTAAATTAAATGATGCAACTTTTCAGCAAGATCAAGAGAATAAACGTGAATCTAAATCAAATTCTAATTCTTTTTCTAAGACTTCAACAGATAAATTACCACAGGCAAAACAATATTTTAATACTACTGAAATATTAAATAGACAAATCCTACCTTTGCAAAATAGTTTTAAACATAAAGTGCAACAGTATTTTAAGAATGAATAA
- the gltX gene encoding glutamate--tRNA ligase, which produces MTKDVRVRFAPSPTGPLHIGGVRTALFNYLFAKKHNGTFVLRIEDTDQNRYVEGAENYIIDALNWCNIPFDEGPGKNEKFGPYRQSERKDLYKAYAEELIASGNAYYAFDTAESLDAHRKDHEANGKTFIYNWHNRLKLSNSLSLSAEDVQQKLDAGEDYVVRFKSPQDETLHLKDMVRGDIKIDTNILDDKVLFKSDGMPTYHLANIVDDHLMQISHVIRGEEWLPSLALHYQLYKAFGWDAPEFAHLPLILKPTGKGKLSKRDGDKLGFPVFPLEWIDPKTNDVSRGYKEDGYFADGVINFLAFLGWNPGTEQELFSLDELVEAFDIERVHKAGARFDPDKIKWFNHHYMQEQNNDELAEAFKAQRDELKDIDVNYIAMAVNLIKERATFISDLWDLSSFFFEAPKAYDEKAFKKAIKDDTRALLSELATLINSIEDFSTETLQNTVKGWITSKEIGFGKVMMPLRLALVGALQGPDVFDIMFMIGKQESIARIENLATAI; this is translated from the coding sequence ATGACTAAAGATGTTCGTGTGCGTTTTGCACCCAGCCCAACAGGACCACTTCATATAGGTGGTGTACGTACGGCCTTATTCAACTATTTGTTTGCTAAAAAACATAACGGAACTTTTGTTTTACGTATTGAAGATACCGATCAAAACAGATATGTAGAAGGTGCCGAAAATTATATTATTGATGCCTTAAACTGGTGTAACATACCGTTTGATGAAGGTCCCGGAAAAAACGAAAAATTTGGTCCTTACAGACAAAGTGAACGTAAAGATTTATACAAAGCTTATGCCGAAGAGTTAATAGCTTCTGGAAACGCATATTACGCTTTTGATACTGCTGAATCTTTAGATGCACATAGAAAAGATCATGAAGCTAACGGAAAGACGTTTATTTACAACTGGCATAACCGTTTAAAATTAAGCAATTCGTTATCGCTTTCTGCTGAAGATGTACAACAAAAATTAGATGCTGGAGAAGATTACGTTGTGCGTTTTAAATCACCTCAAGACGAAACCTTACATTTAAAAGATATGGTTCGTGGCGATATAAAAATAGACACCAACATTTTAGATGATAAAGTTTTATTTAAAAGTGATGGAATGCCAACTTACCATTTAGCAAATATTGTAGACGACCATTTAATGCAAATCTCGCATGTAATTCGTGGTGAAGAATGGTTACCGTCTCTTGCTTTGCATTATCAACTTTATAAAGCCTTTGGATGGGATGCTCCAGAATTTGCACATTTACCATTAATTTTAAAACCTACAGGTAAAGGTAAATTAAGCAAACGTGATGGCGATAAATTAGGATTCCCAGTATTTCCTTTAGAATGGATTGACCCAAAAACTAACGATGTTTCACGTGGATATAAAGAAGATGGTTATTTTGCCGATGGTGTTATAAATTTCTTAGCCTTTTTAGGATGGAATCCAGGGACAGAACAAGAATTATTTAGTTTAGACGAACTTGTTGAAGCTTTCGATATAGAACGCGTACACAAAGCTGGAGCACGATTTGATCCTGATAAAATAAAATGGTTTAATCACCATTACATGCAAGAGCAAAATAACGACGAACTTGCAGAAGCCTTTAAAGCGCAACGTGACGAATTAAAAGATATCGACGTGAATTATATCGCGATGGCTGTTAATTTAATTAAAGAACGTGCGACATTTATATCTGATTTATGGGATTTAAGTAGTTTCTTCTTCGAAGCACCAAAAGCTTACGACGAGAAAGCATTCAAAAAAGCTATTAAAGACGACACTAGAGCGCTTTTAAGTGAATTAGCTACTCTTATTAACTCTATAGAGGATTTCTCTACGGAAACGCTTCAAAATACAGTAAAAGGATGGATTACCTCTAAAGAAATTGGTTTTGGAAAAGTTATGATGCCTTTACGATTAGCTTTAGTGGGTGCTTTACAAGGTCCAGATGTTTTCGATATTATGTTTATGATTGGAAAACAAGAATCTATCGCACGTATTGAAAACTTAGCAACAGCTATTTAA
- a CDS encoding T9SS type A sorting domain-containing protein produces MIHRILPLFCVVICSFQITYSQNQNEAVASAWLNSNFSELQSQKAYELRSEFNQVGASGETFRYSQFVNDVPVYDAGVAVHVSPNSEVTYHSGSFYSSISRINTTPNMSADQAVSIAAKALGIEGTITQKESKLYVYNDDGATLLVYRVTTNSRTLNGFWETIINAKTGDIISNKDIAHYHHGHDDGHEDLLNSTIPTHIEAKGKIFNPDPLSVTNEVYGGHFMDNNDETNDYLDRARTDVSFQILNSSDGVYRLKGDYLEIKDIQDPVTGLFEQDSPEFSFTRDQDGFEAVNAYYHIDQNMRYINETLGIPLKSMFNDGIIYYDPHAFNGSDNSSYGGGILKFGIGGVDDAEDADVIVHELGHGIHEWLIQSSISQVEGLSEGFGDYWAQSYSRGLERYNSSRSSTTYNDLFKWDGHNEFWGGRITNYEQTYPEGLTGKIHKDGQIFASTLIQVWEYLGKEKTDLIVLEGMAMTSSKTNQLEAITAIRQAAVDMNLGCESITAITNIFTERGYAVEAYQCSTLSVDENEITNISIYPNPANDVISFKNINNTHQITIYNMMGQQVLKHSIDRANNSVNVSNLSKGMYVVSFKDSATNFKFIKQ; encoded by the coding sequence ATGATTCACAGAATATTACCCCTTTTTTGTGTCGTAATTTGTTCTTTTCAAATTACCTACTCACAAAACCAAAATGAAGCAGTTGCTTCTGCTTGGTTAAATTCGAATTTTTCTGAATTACAATCTCAAAAAGCTTATGAACTTAGATCAGAATTTAATCAAGTTGGTGCATCTGGAGAAACTTTCAGATATAGTCAATTTGTAAACGATGTTCCTGTTTACGATGCAGGTGTTGCAGTTCATGTTTCACCAAATAGTGAAGTAACTTACCATTCAGGATCTTTTTACAGTTCTATTTCTAGAATCAATACAACACCAAACATGTCTGCTGATCAAGCAGTAAGTATAGCTGCTAAAGCTTTAGGTATAGAAGGTACTATTACACAAAAAGAGTCTAAACTTTATGTATATAACGATGATGGAGCGACGTTGTTAGTATATCGTGTAACTACAAATTCTAGAACATTAAACGGATTTTGGGAAACCATTATCAATGCAAAAACAGGTGATATAATTAGTAATAAAGATATTGCACATTATCATCATGGTCATGACGACGGACATGAAGACTTATTAAATAGCACAATACCAACTCATATAGAAGCAAAGGGTAAGATTTTTAATCCGGATCCATTATCGGTTACAAACGAAGTATACGGTGGACATTTTATGGATAATAATGATGAAACAAATGATTATTTAGATAGAGCGAGAACAGACGTATCTTTTCAAATTTTAAATAGTTCTGATGGCGTTTATAGATTAAAAGGGGATTACCTAGAGATTAAAGATATTCAAGATCCTGTAACAGGATTATTCGAGCAAGATTCGCCAGAATTTAGTTTTACAAGAGATCAAGATGGTTTTGAAGCGGTTAATGCCTATTACCACATCGATCAAAATATGAGATACATTAACGAAACTTTGGGGATTCCATTAAAATCTATGTTTAACGATGGTATTATTTACTACGATCCACATGCATTTAACGGATCAGATAATTCATCTTACGGTGGAGGTATTTTAAAATTCGGAATTGGTGGAGTAGATGATGCCGAAGATGCCGATGTTATTGTACATGAATTAGGTCATGGTATACACGAATGGTTAATTCAGAGTAGTATTTCTCAAGTTGAAGGATTAAGTGAAGGTTTTGGTGATTACTGGGCACAATCTTACAGTAGAGGTTTAGAACGTTATAACAGTTCTAGGTCAAGTACAACATATAACGATTTATTTAAATGGGATGGTCATAACGAATTTTGGGGAGGACGTATTACCAATTACGAGCAAACTTATCCTGAAGGATTAACGGGGAAAATTCATAAAGATGGTCAAATTTTCGCAAGTACGCTTATACAAGTTTGGGAATATTTAGGAAAAGAAAAAACCGATTTAATTGTGTTAGAAGGTATGGCTATGACGAGTAGTAAAACCAATCAATTAGAAGCAATTACAGCAATACGACAAGCTGCTGTCGATATGAATTTAGGTTGTGAGAGCATTACGGCTATAACTAATATTTTTACAGAACGCGGTTATGCTGTTGAAGCTTACCAATGTTCTACTTTAAGTGTAGATGAAAATGAAATTACTAACATTTCAATTTATCCAAATCCAGCTAACGACGTTATTTCATTTAAAAATATAAATAATACTCACCAAATAACCATTTATAATATGATGGGACAACAGGTGTTAAAACATTCAATAGATAGAGCGAATAATTCCGTAAATGTTTCCAATTTATCTAAAGGGATGTATGTGGTTTCATTTAAGGATTCTGCAACCAATTTTAAATTTATTAAACAGTAA
- a CDS encoding SPFH domain-containing protein produces the protein MSVLLIPILFLLLVTLFLSFFTVKQQSAAIIERFGKFLSIRHSGLQMKIPFIDRVAGRMSLKIQQLDVIVETKTLDDVFVRLKISVQFKVIQEKVYDAFYKLDYAHDQITSYVFDVVRAEVPKMKLDDVFVKKDDIAIAVKMELNDAMSDYGYDIIKTLVTDIDPDAQVKEAMNRINASEREKIAAQFEGDAQRILIVEKAKAEAESKRLQGQGIADQRREIARGLEESVEVLNRVGINSQEASALIVVTQHYDTLQSLGEETNSNLILLPNSPQTGSNMLNDMVASFVASNQIGEAMKEGKKNPKNLE, from the coding sequence ATGTCCGTATTGTTAATTCCTATATTATTTCTATTACTTGTAACCTTATTTCTGTCATTTTTCACCGTAAAACAACAATCGGCTGCGATTATTGAGCGCTTCGGAAAGTTTTTAAGTATTCGTCATTCTGGCTTACAAATGAAAATTCCATTTATTGATCGCGTTGCAGGTCGAATGAGTTTAAAAATTCAGCAATTAGATGTTATTGTTGAAACTAAAACCTTAGATGACGTATTTGTGCGTTTAAAAATATCGGTTCAGTTTAAAGTAATTCAAGAAAAAGTATACGACGCATTTTATAAACTAGATTATGCTCACGACCAGATTACATCTTATGTATTTGATGTGGTTCGTGCCGAAGTTCCAAAAATGAAATTAGATGATGTTTTTGTTAAAAAAGATGATATTGCCATTGCAGTAAAAATGGAACTTAACGATGCAATGTCAGACTACGGTTACGACATTATTAAAACCTTAGTAACAGACATCGATCCTGATGCACAAGTAAAAGAAGCTATGAACCGTATTAACGCTTCTGAACGTGAAAAAATTGCTGCGCAGTTTGAAGGAGATGCACAACGTATTTTAATTGTTGAAAAAGCAAAAGCTGAAGCAGAAAGTAAACGTTTACAAGGTCAAGGTATTGCAGACCAACGTCGTGAAATTGCTCGTGGTTTAGAAGAATCTGTAGAGGTATTAAATCGAGTTGGAATCAATTCGCAAGAAGCTTCTGCTTTAATTGTTGTTACACAGCATTACGATACTTTACAATCTTTAGGTGAAGAAACTAATAGTAATTTAATATTATTGCCAAATTCGCCACAAACAGGAAGTAATATGTTAAACGATATGGTAGCTAGTTTTGTAGCTAGTAATCAAATTGGTGAAGCAATGAAAGAAGGCAAGAAAAACCCTAAAAATTTAGAATAA
- a CDS encoding heavy metal-binding domain-containing protein codes for MIVTTTPTLETQKITQYLGLVTGETIIGANFIKDFFAGIRDVVGGRSSSYESVLREAKDSALKEMQERAEDLGAHAIVGVDLDYETVGPNGGMLMVTASGTAVKL; via the coding sequence ATGATAGTTACAACAACACCTACTTTAGAAACTCAAAAAATAACACAATATTTAGGTTTAGTTACTGGTGAAACCATAATTGGAGCCAATTTTATAAAAGATTTTTTTGCAGGCATTCGCGATGTCGTTGGCGGACGCTCAAGTTCTTACGAATCTGTATTAAGAGAAGCAAAAGACAGTGCTTTAAAAGAGATGCAAGAACGCGCAGAAGATTTGGGTGCACATGCCATTGTTGGCGTAGATTTAGATTATGAAACTGTTGGTCCTAACGGAGGTATGCTTATGGTAACTGCTTCGGGAACTGCCGTAAAATTATAA